A region from the Clavibacter sp. A6099 genome encodes:
- a CDS encoding sensor histidine kinase, protein MTRAADLRRRMAGLPDALRGGEAGFSSLPFGGRIALVAVMTLVLIVDLVGFIDDPASSWRVLVAQEAPTVAVALFAWSPPAASIGLLVAALLETAGVQGGGLAVYLAAAMGLVVYTSPRWFSTLYAITATTLIVLQWSTTEELTTSALPVVLLIGALAAVVGWTLRSSFRRELRLAVDLEDLERIRATELESERQRIADELHDIIAHDVTLVAMHVRVLERVDDPALQAQSVAAIRDSADQALADIRRVLRVVRDDRAAVAGEDLGGDGDTLAETVDAVRRDLEALGARVHIGSLRGMEVSNAIERTIVRLLREAATNVAKHASTRPDVRVDFEPGPADVAVSVASSLPFRNGGSPIPSSGYGIHRMRERVTLLGGELDARVVDGSWVLRARLPRC, encoded by the coding sequence GTGACGAGAGCCGCGGACCTCCGACGCCGCATGGCCGGGCTGCCGGACGCCCTGCGCGGGGGCGAGGCGGGCTTCTCGTCCCTGCCGTTCGGTGGACGCATCGCGCTCGTGGCCGTGATGACGCTGGTGCTGATCGTCGACCTCGTCGGCTTCATCGACGACCCGGCATCGTCGTGGCGCGTGCTGGTCGCGCAGGAGGCGCCGACCGTGGCCGTCGCGCTCTTCGCGTGGTCGCCGCCCGCCGCATCCATCGGCCTGCTCGTGGCGGCGCTGCTGGAGACCGCCGGGGTCCAGGGCGGCGGTCTCGCCGTCTACCTCGCGGCCGCCATGGGGCTGGTCGTCTACACGAGCCCGCGCTGGTTCAGCACGCTGTACGCCATCACGGCCACGACCCTCATCGTGCTGCAGTGGTCGACCACGGAGGAGCTCACGACATCGGCGCTGCCCGTCGTCCTCCTCATCGGAGCGCTCGCGGCCGTCGTGGGGTGGACTCTGCGGTCCTCGTTCCGGCGTGAGCTGCGCCTCGCCGTCGACCTCGAGGACCTCGAGCGCATCCGCGCGACGGAGCTCGAGTCCGAGCGCCAGCGCATAGCGGACGAGCTGCACGACATCATCGCCCACGACGTCACCCTGGTGGCCATGCACGTACGCGTCCTCGAGCGGGTCGATGATCCCGCGCTGCAGGCGCAGTCCGTCGCCGCGATCCGGGACAGCGCCGACCAGGCACTCGCGGACATCCGGCGCGTGCTCCGCGTCGTGCGCGACGATCGCGCTGCCGTCGCCGGGGAGGACCTGGGAGGAGACGGGGACACCCTCGCCGAGACGGTCGACGCCGTCCGACGCGACCTCGAGGCACTCGGAGCGCGGGTGCACATCGGCTCGCTCCGCGGGATGGAGGTCTCGAACGCCATCGAGAGGACGATCGTCCGTCTCCTCCGGGAGGCGGCCACCAACGTGGCGAAGCACGCGTCCACCCGCCCGGACGTCCGGGTGGACTTCGAGCCAGGTCCCGCCGACGTCGCGGTCTCCGTCGCGAGCAGCCTGCCCTTCCGCAACGGCGGGAGCCCGATCCCGTCGTCCGGCTACGGGATCCACCGGATGCGCGAGCGGGTCACGCTGCTCGGCGGCGAGCTCGACGCCCGGGTCGTCGACGGATCCTGGGTCCTGCGGGCCCGCCTCCCGCGCTGCTGA
- a CDS encoding zinc-binding alcohol dehydrogenase family protein, whose protein sequence is MPTETAAWLASSAADLTVGSALRTAPREGEVAIRVRAVAINPLDSMKQHMGDLMYRWLPHPAVLGEDVAGVVEEVGPGVTRFAVGDRVVAYAVGMEKGRRHQAEGGFQTRAIVRTELASPIPDAMRFEDAAVLPLGISTAASGLFGAGQLGLRMPDATTPPTGETVVVWGGSTSVGLNAIQLAVAAGYDVVTTASPRNHELVTGLGASRAFDYRSPTAVRDIVAHLAASGRKVAGVLAIGTGSGGPAVDIAIATGATRVSMASPPVSFETLPRGGRIGLPLVRLGIRMGTATPALMIRARVRGIRATFIWGSALMHDEVGPMLWERFLPAALAEGRYVAAPAAEVVGTGLEAIQPAMDRLRQGVSARKLVVAL, encoded by the coding sequence GTGCCCACCGAAACCGCCGCCTGGCTCGCCTCGTCCGCCGCCGACCTCACCGTCGGATCCGCGCTGCGCACCGCACCCCGCGAGGGCGAGGTCGCGATCCGCGTGCGCGCCGTCGCGATCAACCCGCTGGACAGCATGAAGCAGCACATGGGCGACCTCATGTACCGCTGGCTCCCGCACCCCGCGGTGCTCGGCGAGGACGTCGCGGGCGTCGTCGAGGAGGTCGGCCCCGGTGTCACGCGCTTCGCCGTCGGTGACCGGGTCGTCGCGTACGCGGTCGGCATGGAGAAGGGCCGTCGGCACCAGGCGGAGGGCGGGTTCCAGACGCGCGCCATCGTCCGCACCGAACTCGCGTCGCCGATCCCGGACGCGATGCGCTTCGAGGACGCCGCCGTCCTGCCGCTCGGCATCTCCACCGCCGCCTCCGGTCTGTTCGGTGCCGGCCAGCTCGGTCTCCGCATGCCCGACGCGACCACGCCGCCGACGGGCGAGACGGTGGTGGTGTGGGGCGGATCCACGAGCGTCGGCCTCAACGCGATCCAGCTCGCGGTCGCCGCCGGGTACGACGTGGTGACCACCGCCTCGCCGCGCAACCACGAGCTCGTGACGGGCCTCGGCGCGAGCCGCGCGTTCGACTACCGGAGCCCGACGGCCGTGCGGGACATCGTGGCGCACCTCGCGGCGAGCGGCAGGAAGGTGGCGGGCGTGCTCGCCATCGGCACGGGATCCGGCGGCCCGGCCGTCGACATCGCCATCGCCACGGGCGCGACGCGGGTCAGCATGGCGAGCCCGCCGGTGTCGTTCGAGACCCTCCCGCGCGGCGGGCGCATCGGCCTGCCGCTCGTGCGCCTCGGGATCCGCATGGGCACCGCCACCCCGGCCCTGATGATCCGCGCGCGCGTCCGCGGCATCCGGGCGACCTTCATCTGGGGCAGCGCCCTCATGCACGACGAGGTCGGCCCGATGCTCTGGGAGCGCTTCCTGCCGGCCGCGCTCGCCGAGGGCCGCTACGTCGCGGCGCCGGCGGCCGAGGTCGTCGGGACCGGGCTCGAGGCGATCCAGCCCGCGATGGACCGGCTGCGCCAGGGCGTCTCGGCGCGGAAGCTCGTGGTCGCGCTCTAG
- a CDS encoding response regulator, with protein sequence MDPIRVLIADDEALVRHALRIFVQSDPGMTVVGEASDGVLAVRAAEELRPDVVLMDLQMPRMGGMEATRRITAMLPDTRVLAVTTFSSERHVVPALRGGASGYLVKDSEPDDILHAIREVRAGRSVMSPRITRDLILSLRDEPATGSPSTSAHEPLTPREDSIVRLIGRGMSNAEIAGELHLSEPTIKANLSRVMTKWDVRDRVQVLIHAVRHGVVDLTHHEARSEAGSR encoded by the coding sequence ATGGATCCCATCCGCGTCCTCATCGCCGACGACGAGGCGCTGGTGCGGCATGCGCTGCGCATCTTCGTGCAGTCCGACCCCGGCATGACCGTGGTGGGCGAGGCGAGCGACGGCGTGCTCGCCGTCCGCGCGGCGGAGGAGTTGCGCCCGGACGTCGTGCTGATGGACCTGCAGATGCCGCGCATGGGCGGCATGGAGGCGACCCGGCGGATCACGGCGATGCTGCCCGACACGCGCGTACTCGCCGTGACGACGTTCTCGTCGGAGCGGCACGTGGTGCCCGCGTTGCGGGGCGGGGCCTCCGGCTACCTGGTCAAGGACAGCGAGCCGGACGACATCCTGCATGCCATCCGCGAGGTGCGGGCGGGCCGCTCCGTCATGTCGCCGCGGATCACGCGCGACCTGATCCTATCCCTCCGCGACGAACCGGCCACCGGCTCCCCGTCCACCTCGGCCCATGAGCCGCTGACGCCGCGCGAGGACTCGATCGTCCGCCTCATCGGCCGGGGCATGTCCAACGCCGAGATCGCCGGCGAGCTGCACCTCTCGGAGCCCACGATCAAGGCGAACCTCAGTCGGGTCATGACCAAGTGGGACGTGCGGGACCGTGTGCAGGTGCTCATCCACGCCGTCCGCCACGGTGTCGTGGACCTCACTCACCACGAGGCGCGATCGGAGGCCGGATCGCGCTGA